A genomic segment from Nicotiana tabacum cultivar K326 chromosome 7, ASM71507v2, whole genome shotgun sequence encodes:
- the LOC107786337 gene encoding uncharacterized protein LOC107786337, which translates to MVNKRVPDWLNSSLWSSPSPQPPSVQSPSPSPAPLNDDDVDATSTRSSTRSATKSSAVKSLGSVSGGEFPAERTEDPAVIRAETRHVPARAKAEIRDPLDSSSNLYHSDDENGSSASSTTTSASAAAAAAAISSAEDISRQAQLFQELSRKIINMGEVRRLASQGIPDGAGIRATVWKLLLGYLPTEKALWPTELAKKRYQYKHFKEELLMNPSEITRKLEKSVIIDDEGTEIEDKGVLPRSEISHGEHPLSLGQNSIWNQFFQDTEIIEQIDRDVKRTHPDLHFFSGDTPFAKSNQDALRNILIVFAKLNPGIRYVQGMNELLAPLFYVFRNDPNEENAASAEADTFFCFVELLSGFRDHFCQQLDNSVVGIRSTITKLSQLLKEHDEELWRHLEMTTKVNPQFYAFRWITLLLTQEFNFADSLLIWDTLLSDPEGPQETLLRVCCAMLIIVRRRLLAGDFTSNLKLLQNYPSSNISHLLYVANKLRVKSAG; encoded by the exons ATGGTTAACAAACGCGTTCCCGATTGGCTCAACAGCTCTCTCTGGTCTTCTCCTTCACCACAACCACCCTCAGTTCAATCTCCGTCTCCATCTCCGGCGCCGTTAAATGACGATGACGTCGACGCTACTTCTACCCGGTCGTCTACACGCTCAGCTACTAAATCATCCGCCGTTAAATCTCTTGGTTCGGTAAGTGGCGGAGAGTTTCCGGCGGAAAGGACAGAGGATCCGGCGGTGATTAGAGCGGAGACTCGGCACGTGCCTGCACGCGCTAAAGCGGAAATTAGAGATCCTTTGGATAGTAGTAGTAATTTATACCATAGTGATGATGAAAATGGAAGTTCCGCTAGTAGTACTACGACATCTGCATCCGCTGCTGCTGCTGCCGCCGCTATTTCTTCAGCTGAGGATATTTCTCGTCAAGCTCAGCTTTTTCAAGAG TTGTCAAGAAAGATTATAAATATGGGAGAAGTCAGGAGGTTAGCATCACAAGGGATACCTGATGGAGCTGGCATTCGTGCTACAGTGTGGAAG CTACTGTTGGGCTATTTGCCAACTGAGAAAGCGCTATGGCCAACAGAGTTGGCTAAAAAGAGGTATCAGTACAAACATTTTAAAGAGGAGCTTTTGATGAATCCT TCGGAGATTACGAGGAAGTTGGAGAAGTCGGTAATTATTGACGATGAAGGAACAGAGATAGAGGACAAGGGTGTACTCCCAAGATCAGAGATATCTCATGGAGAGCATCCTTTAAGTCTTGGGCAGAATAGCATTTGGAATCAGTTCTTCCAG GACACGGAAATCATTGAACAGATTGATCGGGATGTCAAGCGCACACATCCAGACCTGCACTTTTTCTCTGGGGACACCCCATTTGCAAAATCTAACCAG GATGCTCTGAGGAATATACTCATTGTTTTTGCCAAACTGAATCCTGGTATAAGATATGTGCAAGGGATGAATGAATTATTGGCTCCATTGTTCTATGTATTCAGGAATGATCCCAATGAGGAAAACGCA GCTTCTGCGGAAGCAGACACTTTCTTCTGCTTCGTGGAGCTATTAAGTGGATTTCGTGATCATTTCTGTCAGCAACTTGACAATAGTGTTGTTGGAATTCGTTCTACAATTACAAAGTTATCGCAACTTCTGAAAGAACATGATGAAGAGCTCTGGCGGCATCTTGAAATGACCACTAAA GTGAATCCACAGTTTTATGCATTCAGATGGATAACACTCCTTCTAACACAAGAATTCAACTTCGCGGACAGTCTGCTTATATGGGACACACTACTAAGTGATCCTGAAGGACCTCAG GAAACGTTGCTTCGAGTCTGCTGCGCTATGTTAATTATCGTACGGAGGCGTCTACTTGCTGGCGATTTCACCTCTAATTTGAAGCTACTGCAAAATTATCCGTCTTCAAATATCAGCCACCTGCTCTATGTAGCCAATAAACTACGTGTTAAATCAGCTGGCTAA